One genomic segment of Clavelina lepadiformis chromosome 3, kaClaLepa1.1, whole genome shotgun sequence includes these proteins:
- the LOC143449350 gene encoding uncharacterized protein LOC143449350 isoform X6 yields MALPSTPLRSEQLFYTPQKSRDIEDSVSSDSGFSTDRIFSNCYENPWTPILPPTQYQPQTSSVQRPLTPMKVRSFKNGDRLSVCEQTIEFDWSVDARSGFGGQNPSTGPAPLRDNIELRHKGYRKVRPVSMVTRPEYLQLALSTMTSLSVDTTIKREKVQSSEVESSQGETPLSDSPQVGIPPSLVDVVLRQKKGGAVEQESKNKRRRSLPGIFASKNNSISGLSIFRSVFSRSSSQNSEKDSKSESKFFGRRRSLPDHKIREELSSKDAEKSRKRSSASSISSSSSSTSSSFNSRLRSLHRRRKENCYKCDAPLALKTARKESDGGILCETCSDDGGKITNDVSKGTRMDEQRCSFHIKPTNQEAQPPQAAALYPSIQEVLKKGSPYAQVIPPPQGGYWAQGFPADSLYLRTPPSQLEVNERSLNCRLQRDDVTTAYREHFLNQEHINLYAYDETSDNIGSIVMSVKLESGDEKGNPGQHRVLLRCRHKSFTGCFPVTPDSGPLQWVKLLCDDIQVDRFYPILSPTVWQSLSQYDEHTVSSSYKFGVVYQKQGQSREEEVFGNCEESPAFKEFLEFLGDNVNLQGFSGFRGGLDVNNGHTGVTSIHSLFRNKEVMFHVSTMLPYVEGDRQQLQRKRHIGNDIVAIVFQDEETPFVPNMITSHFLHAYIVIQAVDPCTENCRYKVSVTCREDVPDFEPVLPEPCVFGRTAAFRDWLYCKLMNAEWACYKSEQFAKLQYRTRSMLLDQLCDDVNRKTELMFGFTSQSQGDNVSTSSASSDTVKETGNGFFDAFKFKKITKQPKPSEESPTMSSKLQHQDSKSSIDGKSSKAKNEKSSTVNGLEGKCNTSSSHLSSDVTETSLDRKSNQGSYTSLSESPKKNRTIRTGSPCQSCGSYTSLDSDTGLESIASSSRTDSWPRPSAKAGSLVKSNSGNSGSDIRTNGVGGSDARELEALKSELDRMRKEQSRYENQHQEILNLRNEVKRLRDKDSIRRHNDVSTNPSLTKKLGGALPTTEEHLV; encoded by the exons ATGGCTTTACCTTCCACCCCGTTGAGAAGCGAACAACTTTTCTACACTCCCCAAAAATCACGTGATATCGAGGACAGTGTATCGTCAGACTCGGGATTCTCAACAGATCGCATTTTCTCGAATTGCTACGAGAACCCCTGGACCCCTATTTTGCCCCCCACCCAATACCAACCCCAGACTTCTAGCGTGCAGCGACCTTTGACCCCGATGAAGGTTAGGTCATTCAAGAACGGCGACAGGTTGTCCGTCTGTGAACAAACAATTGAGTTTGATTGGTCGGTCGATGCGAGATCGGGGTTTGGGGGGCAGAATCCTTCCACAGGTCCCGCACCGTTACGTGATAACATAGAACTACGTCACAAAGGTTATCGGAAAGTTAGGCCGGTATCCATGGTAACGCGCCCGGAATATCTTCAGTTGGCTCTTTctacgatgacgtcattgagTGTAGATACCACCATTAAACGGGAGAAGGTTCAAAGTTCGGAAGTGGAGTCATCTCAAGGGGAAACCCCGTTATCAGACTCACCCCAGGTGGGAATCCCCCCGAGTTTGGTTGACGTCGTCTTGAGGCAGAAGAAAGGTGGCGCTGTGGAGCAGGAATCGAAGAATAAACGACGCAGATCGCTCCCTGGCATCTTCGCGAGCAAGAACAATTCAATTTCCGGTCTCAGCATTTTCCGCAGCGTTTTTTCGCGTTCTTCGAGTCAAAACAGCGAGAAAGATTCAAAATCGGAGTCGAAGTTCTTTGGCAGACGCCGCTCCCTCCCCGACCACAAGATCAGGGAGGAGCTATCCTCCAAGGATGCAGAAAAATCGCGAAAAAGGTCGTCTGCGTCTTCAATTTCGTCATCATCATCGTCCACGTCATCGTCTTTTAACAGTCGCCTTCGTTCGTTGCATCGACGTCGTAAAGAGAACTGTTACAA ATGTGACGCTCCACTTGCTTTGAAGACGGCGCG CAAAGAGTCAGATGGCGGTATCCTCTGCGAGACCTGCTCCGATGATGGCGGGAAAATCACCAATGACGTCAGCAAG GGGACACGCATGGATGAACAGAGGTGTTCTTTCCACATCAAACCAACCAATCAAGAAGCCCAG CCGCCACAAGCTGCCGCACTTTACCCATCCATTCAGGAAGTTTTGAAGAAAGGATCCCCTTACGCCCAGGTGATTCCCCCTCCACAAGGTGGGTACTGGGCCCAGGGATTCCCTGCCGACTCCCTCTACCTCAGAACCCCTCCCTCCCAGTTGGAGGTCAACGAGCGATCCCTGAACTGTCGACTCCAGcgcgatgacgtcacaactgcTTATAGGGAGCATTTCTTAAATCAG GAACACATTAACTTATATGCCTATGACGAAACAAGCGACAATATCGGGTCAATTGTGATGTCAGTGAAACTTGAAAGCGGAGACGAAAAGGGAAATCCCGGGCAGCATAGGGTTTTGCTTCGATGTCGCCACAAATCGTTTACCGGTTGCTTCCCCGTTACCCCCGACAGCGGCCCCCTCCAATGGGTGAAGTTGCTTTGTGACGACATACAGGTGGACAG GTTCTACCCCATACTGAGCCCCACGGTGTGGCAGAGCTTGTCGCAATACGACGAGCACACGGTCAGCTCCTCCTACAAGTTCGGGGTCGTCTACCAGAAGCAGGGGCAGTCCCGGGAGGAGGAAGTGTTCGGAAATTGCGAGGAGAGTCCGGCCTTTAAGGAGTTCCTCGAGTTCCTTGGAGACAACGTCAACCTCCAG GGTTTCAGCGGATTTCGAGGAGGTTTGGACGTTAACAACGGGCACACAGGTGTGACGTCAATACACAGCCTATTTCGTAACAAAGAAGTTATGTTCCACGTCTCCACTATGCTGCCTTATGTGGAGGGAGACCGACAGCAG CTTCAACGCAAACGTCATATTGGAAATGACATCGTCGCGATTGTTTTCCAAGACGAAGAAACTCCTTTTGTTCCAAACATGATTACGTCACATTTCCTTCACGCCTATATCGTAATTCAAGCTGTAGACCCATGCACGGAGAATTGTAGATACAAG GTGTCTGTGACGTGCAGAGAAGACGTGCCGGACTTCGAACCGGTCCTGCCCGAGCCGTGCGTCTTCGGCCGGACAGCGGCCTTCCGCGATTGGTTGTATTGCAAGTTGATGAACGCCGAATGGGCCTGCTACAAGTCTGAGCAATTTGCCAAACTGCAATACAGGACCAG GTCAATGCTGCTCGACCAACTCTGTGATGACGTCAACAGAAAGACCGAACTCATGTTTGGCTTTACGTCACAGTCGCAAGGTGACAACGTAAGTACGTCATCAGCTTCGTCGGACACGGTCAAGGAGACTGGCAACGGATTTTTTGATGCTTTCAAGTTCAAG aAAATAACAAAGCAGCCGAAGCCAAGTGAAGAAAGTCCGACAATGAGCAGCAAACTGCAACACCAAGATTCGAAAAGCAGCATA GATGGAAAATCGTCAAAAGCGAAAAATGAGAAAAGTTCCACCGTGAATGGACTTGAAGGAAAATG TAACACGTCATCCAGTCACCTGAGCAGTGACGTCACTGAGACTTCATTGGACCGAAAGTCCAACCAGGGAAGTTACACGTCATTGAGTGAGTCGCCTAAAAAAAACAG AACGATCCGAACGGGTTCTCCTTGCCAGTCTTGCGGGAGCTACACCAGCCTCGACTCTGACACCGGACTT GAAAGCATTGCGTCATCATCGCGAACCGATTCCTGGCCGCGCCCCTCCGCGAAAGCTGGCTCGCTTGTAAAATCGAACAGCGGGAATAGCGGAAGTGACATCAGGACGAACGGCGTAGGAGGAAGTGACGCAAGAGAGTTGGAGGCGTTGAAGTCAGAGTTGGACCGGATGCGGAAGGAACAGAGCCGATATGAGAATCAGCACCAGGAAATCCTG AATCTTCGCAACGAAGTAAAGCGATTACGTGATAAAGATTCAATTCGACGTCATAATGACGTCAGCACAAACCCTTCACTTACGAAAAAGCTTGGTGGCGCCCTTCCTACTACGGAGGAGCACCTCGTATGA